In one window of candidate division KSB1 bacterium DNA:
- a CDS encoding MaoC family dehydratase — translation MREKTLGDIRIGQKASFTKTITEADVVLYAGLTGDFNPIHVDAEYARTTRFGERIAHGLLVAGLVQPALSQITTPGGVSLRYEFDLRAPVRLGDTITAEAEVVHIREDKPIVSLVTRCLNQRGELVIEGKALIYMLSEKDRGR, via the coding sequence ATGCGCGAGAAGACCCTGGGCGATATTCGGATCGGACAAAAGGCATCCTTCACGAAGACCATCACGGAAGCCGACGTGGTGCTCTACGCGGGGCTCACCGGCGACTTTAATCCCATCCACGTGGACGCCGAATACGCCCGCACCACACGCTTCGGCGAACGCATTGCACACGGACTTCTGGTCGCTGGGCTCGTACAACCCGCTCTAAGCCAGATCACAACCCCGGGCGGCGTTTCTCTGCGCTACGAGTTCGACCTGCGCGCACCCGTGCGCCTCGGCGACACCATTACCGCCGAGGCGGAGGTAGTGCACATCCGGGAGGACAAGCCGATCGTCTCTCTCGTCACCCGCTGTCTCAATCAGAGGGGCGAGCTGGTCATCGAGGGAAAGGCCCTCATCTATATGCTCTCGGAAAAAGACCGTGGCCGCTGA
- a CDS encoding TetR family transcriptional regulator produces the protein MDTEKRILEAAREVLLERGVDGARMEEIARRAGVNKALLHYYFGSKQDLCLRVLREALRELLQRAFEASDPNRPFRQALQHFVSEYVGFVAQNHQLTQLVLWELRRRGTDLARTFRDCLEQAGWTENPLVALFRRAMERGEIRPVDPVQAALSLAATCIFPFLARDMAPITLGAGDFLDPEFLEKRKQHIVELFCEGLGAGPRCQARESQDLG, from the coding sequence ATGGACACCGAGAAGCGGATCCTGGAGGCGGCCAGGGAGGTCCTCCTCGAGCGGGGAGTGGACGGCGCGCGGATGGAGGAGATCGCCCGCCGTGCCGGCGTCAACAAGGCCCTCTTGCACTACTACTTCGGCTCGAAGCAAGATCTTTGCCTCCGGGTGCTGCGGGAGGCCCTGCGGGAGTTGCTCCAGAGGGCGTTCGAGGCGAGCGACCCAAATCGACCCTTCCGGCAAGCGCTCCAGCACTTCGTGTCTGAGTACGTCGGCTTCGTGGCCCAGAACCACCAGCTCACGCAGCTTGTCCTCTGGGAACTGCGGCGTCGGGGAACGGACCTGGCCCGCACCTTTCGGGACTGTCTCGAACAAGCCGGATGGACGGAAAACCCGCTGGTGGCTCTGTTTCGCCGGGCCATGGAGCGGGGCGAAATTCGGCCTGTCGACCCCGTGCAGGCCGCCCTCAGCCTCGCCGCGACCTGCATCTTCCCTTTTCTGGCCCGGGACATGGCTCCGATAACCCTTGGGGCGGGAGATTTCCTCGACCCCGAGTTCCTCGAAAAGCGGAAGCAACACATCGTGGAGCTCTTCTGCGAGGGACTGGGTGCGGGGCCCAGATGCCAGGCCCGGGAATCCCAGGACTTGGGCTGA
- a CDS encoding efflux RND transporter periplasmic adaptor subunit translates to MIARVVAGLLAAFLLTSCRSQKQQEVFTGLAEGRAVLVPALVGGKILELRADEGETVAKGDTLAVLDTLELVLERRSLLASLRELEVQESLAKANLERAADDLSYARQRYERVRALHSQGAATDQSHEDAQNVLSRAQSAYQTAQLQLQAVRAKREQLLAQLRVLDKKIADSVILSPEAGVVTERFFEPGEAIAPYRPIFEVTRIDLMEVKIYVPEAYLPRVKPGARATVRADGLTQELEGTVAWISSKAEFTPRSILTPETRASLVYAVKIRVPNPNHVLKDGMPVEVVLR, encoded by the coding sequence ATGATCGCGCGAGTGGTGGCTGGTCTCTTAGCGGCGTTCCTGCTCACCAGCTGCAGGAGCCAGAAACAGCAAGAGGTCTTCACGGGCCTTGCCGAGGGACGTGCCGTCCTGGTCCCCGCACTCGTCGGTGGGAAAATCCTCGAGCTTCGAGCAGACGAAGGCGAGACGGTGGCGAAGGGCGACACCCTGGCGGTTCTGGATACGCTGGAGTTAGTCCTCGAGAGAAGGAGCCTCCTTGCCTCTCTGCGAGAACTGGAGGTGCAAGAGAGTCTGGCCAAGGCCAATCTGGAGCGTGCGGCGGACGATCTCTCCTACGCGCGGCAGAGGTACGAGCGCGTGCGGGCTTTGCACAGCCAGGGAGCCGCCACCGATCAGAGCCACGAGGACGCTCAGAACGTCCTGTCCCGAGCTCAATCCGCATACCAGACCGCGCAGCTTCAGCTTCAGGCGGTGCGCGCAAAGAGAGAGCAACTTCTCGCCCAGCTCCGCGTGCTCGACAAGAAGATCGCCGATTCGGTGATCCTCAGCCCCGAGGCAGGTGTGGTGACGGAGCGTTTCTTTGAGCCCGGCGAGGCCATCGCCCCTTACCGGCCGATCTTCGAAGTCACCCGGATCGATCTGATGGAGGTCAAGATCTACGTGCCCGAGGCCTATCTGCCGCGGGTAAAGCCCGGAGCAAGAGCCACGGTCCGGGCCGATGGCCTGACGCAGGAACTGGAGGGAACCGTGGCCTGGATCAGCTCCAAGGCTGAATTCACGCCGCGCAGCATCCTGACGCCGGAAACACGCGCCTCGCTGGTTTACGCCGTCAAGATCCGCGTTCCCAACCCGAATCACGTCCTGAAGGACGGCATGCCGGTGGAAGTGGTGCTCCGCTGA
- a CDS encoding ABC transporter ATP-binding protein: MKPVYAIQAWNLRKSFGASTALAGIDVQVRKGELFGLIGPDGAGKTTLIRTLCGLLAPDSGHVEILGHDVYRSGRSIREIVGYMPQHFSLYQDLSVEQNLRFFGELYGVPRHELEERLEELYRFSRLKAFRHRRAGALSGGMKQKLALSCALINRPPVLLLDEPTYGVDPISRQELWQILLSLRGTGTTVLVSTAYMEEADYCDRVGLLHQGRIVRVGAPRELRASYPLNLYRVRCADLPSARRFLEETASAVTVHAFGDSLHVGFPKTMPMPAWREPRDLALEWEPIAPSIEDVFLYEMERQSAEHRLASGEEGSAAD; this comes from the coding sequence GTGAAGCCCGTGTACGCGATACAGGCCTGGAACCTGCGGAAGAGCTTCGGGGCGAGCACGGCTTTGGCAGGCATCGACGTGCAGGTCCGCAAGGGCGAGCTGTTCGGGCTGATCGGCCCCGACGGCGCGGGCAAGACAACGCTGATCCGCACCCTCTGCGGGCTCCTTGCCCCCGATTCAGGACACGTGGAAATCCTCGGACACGACGTCTACCGCTCCGGCCGGAGCATTCGTGAGATAGTCGGCTACATGCCCCAGCATTTCTCGCTTTACCAGGATCTCAGTGTCGAGCAGAATCTGCGCTTCTTCGGCGAGCTCTACGGAGTACCTCGTCACGAGCTGGAGGAACGCCTGGAAGAGCTCTACCGTTTTTCCCGGCTCAAGGCTTTTCGCCACCGTAGGGCCGGTGCCCTTTCGGGAGGCATGAAGCAGAAGCTGGCCCTCTCCTGCGCCCTCATCAATCGGCCTCCGGTGCTGCTCCTGGACGAGCCCACCTACGGCGTCGACCCTATCTCCCGGCAGGAACTCTGGCAAATCCTGCTTTCCCTGCGGGGAACCGGGACTACCGTCTTGGTCTCCACAGCCTACATGGAGGAGGCCGACTATTGCGACCGCGTGGGGCTTCTGCACCAGGGTCGGATCGTTCGGGTCGGCGCTCCAAGAGAGCTGCGGGCAAGCTACCCCTTGAATCTCTACCGCGTGCGCTGTGCCGACCTCCCCTCGGCGCGCCGGTTTTTGGAAGAGACGGCGTCTGCGGTCACGGTCCACGCCTTCGGCGACTCGCTGCACGTCGGTTTTCCGAAAACGATGCCGATGCCGGCCTGGAGGGAGCCACGCGATCTGGCCCTCGAGTGGGAACCGATCGCCCCCTCCATCGAGGATGTTTTCCTCTACGAGATGGAGCGCCAGTCCGCGGAACACAGACTCGCTTCGGGAGAGGAGGGATCGGCGGCAGACTGA
- a CDS encoding ABC transporter ATP-binding protein, translating to MSPLIGARSGGDQVAIQTIDLSRRFGSFVAVDRVSLSVRRGEVFGLLGPNGAGKTTLIRMLCGLLSPSGGSAYVDGLDVSRFGEEVRRRIGYMSQRFSLYPDLTVEENLEFYGGVYGLQGHHLREQVKERIEQLGLQAFRWTLARELPLGFRQRLALGCATLHNPPILFLDEPTSGVDPRARRSFWDLIHQKAASGVTLIVTTHFMEEAEYCHRIAIMDSGRVIALGSPTQLKHEYARPSIQEVFLRLLQGEPEPSAAQSESRSTAAD from the coding sequence ATGTCGCCTCTGATAGGTGCACGTTCGGGTGGAGATCAGGTGGCGATCCAGACGATCGACCTTAGCCGGCGCTTCGGCTCTTTCGTGGCTGTGGACCGGGTGAGCTTGAGCGTCCGGCGGGGGGAGGTCTTCGGTCTTCTGGGCCCAAATGGCGCCGGGAAGACGACCCTGATCCGCATGCTCTGCGGCCTCCTTTCTCCGAGCGGGGGGAGCGCGTACGTCGATGGCCTGGACGTGTCGCGGTTCGGCGAGGAGGTTCGTCGCCGGATCGGTTACATGAGCCAGCGCTTTTCCCTCTATCCCGATCTCACCGTGGAGGAGAATCTCGAGTTCTACGGAGGCGTCTACGGCTTGCAGGGCCATCACCTCCGGGAACAGGTAAAGGAAAGGATCGAGCAGCTTGGGCTGCAAGCGTTTCGATGGACCCTGGCCAGGGAGCTACCGCTGGGGTTCCGACAGCGGCTGGCTCTGGGCTGTGCCACTTTGCACAACCCGCCGATTCTGTTCCTGGATGAGCCGACATCGGGAGTCGACCCCCGTGCCCGCAGGTCTTTCTGGGACCTGATTCACCAGAAGGCCGCCTCCGGAGTCACCCTCATTGTAACGACCCACTTCATGGAGGAGGCAGAGTATTGCCACCGAATCGCCATTATGGATAGCGGCAGGGTGATCGCTCTTGGGTCGCCCACTCAGCTCAAGCACGAGTACGCACGTCCATCGATCCAGGAGGTCTTCCTCCGTTTGCTTCAGGGCGAGCCGGAACCTTCGGCAGCGCAGAGCGAGTCCCGCTCCACGGCGGCTGACTGA
- a CDS encoding ABC transporter permease codes for MRASPSRIWALARKEFYHIARDYRTLAIVVLMPIVQLVMFGYALNLEIQRVDLGVVDHARNRWSRDLIARFEGSKLFHLRPGPDLPEQVDHLFRARRVQAVLVIPARFGEDLEQRGSSPVQLLVDSSDPNAATLIRDYVRRITLSFSTQGYTAPQPIDFRPTILFNPDMKSAYFFVPGIIALVLVMISALLTSITITREKETGTIEMLLASPVRPHEIVLGKVLPYVGLAFVDAVFILSVGVLLFGVPFRGDPLLLLLLTVVYVTTGLSLGLILSTLARTQQVAMIMAMVITLLPTLMLSGLIFPIASMPRWLQLLTYIVPARYYLLIVRGILLKGSAFAQLVQPSLVLAGTSMFLLALSARRLKMTLEV; via the coding sequence GTGAGGGCAAGCCCCAGCCGTATTTGGGCGCTCGCGCGAAAGGAATTCTACCACATCGCGCGCGACTACCGCACGCTGGCCATCGTGGTGCTGATGCCGATTGTCCAGCTGGTCATGTTCGGCTACGCGCTTAATCTGGAGATCCAGCGCGTGGACCTCGGAGTTGTGGACCACGCTCGGAATCGCTGGTCACGGGACCTGATCGCCCGCTTCGAGGGAAGCAAGCTCTTCCACCTCCGGCCTGGACCCGACTTGCCGGAACAGGTGGACCATCTTTTCCGCGCGCGCCGGGTCCAGGCGGTTCTCGTGATCCCCGCTCGTTTTGGCGAGGACCTGGAACAGCGCGGATCTTCCCCTGTCCAGCTTCTGGTGGACAGCTCGGATCCCAATGCCGCCACCCTGATCCGGGATTACGTGCGGCGGATCACCCTTAGCTTCAGCACACAGGGCTACACCGCCCCGCAGCCCATAGACTTCCGGCCGACGATCCTGTTCAATCCGGACATGAAGAGCGCCTACTTCTTCGTCCCAGGGATCATCGCCCTGGTGCTGGTGATGATCTCGGCGCTTCTTACCAGCATTACCATCACCCGGGAGAAGGAGACGGGGACGATCGAGATGCTGTTAGCCTCCCCCGTCCGCCCGCACGAGATCGTGTTGGGAAAAGTGCTGCCCTACGTCGGATTGGCTTTTGTGGACGCCGTGTTTATCCTTTCCGTAGGGGTGCTCCTGTTCGGTGTCCCTTTCCGGGGAGACCCGCTACTACTCCTGCTTCTGACGGTGGTCTACGTTACCACGGGGCTAAGTTTGGGCCTGATCCTTTCCACCCTGGCGCGCACCCAGCAGGTCGCGATGATCATGGCCATGGTGATCACCCTGCTCCCCACGCTCATGCTCTCCGGGCTGATCTTCCCCATTGCCTCGATGCCTCGCTGGCTCCAGTTGCTCACCTACATTGTTCCGGCCCGTTATTATCTCCTCATTGTGCGAGGTATCCTCCTCAAGGGGAGCGCCTTCGCCCAGCTGGTCCAACCCTCGTTGGTGCTGGCTGGCACGAGTATGTTCCTTCTGGCCCTTTCGGCTCGTCGTCTGAAGATGACCCTGGAGGTCTGA
- a CDS encoding ABC transporter permease, producing MRTIGHLIRKEFRQIRRDRPMLGIIFVVPLVQLLILANVFTTETKHVKLLMVDMDRSRASRELLRVFSNTDRFDIVGHLDDPTPVREEMQAWRAQAALVIPPHFERDLLRGQAPQLQLVLDGVDGNTAGVALGYAEGIFRHFLEALPAPAAAQTDLRGAPIRLEERMFYNPNLSSQQYMVPGLVVALLTIIPMLLTAMSFARERELGTLEQLLVTPIRKHELLLGKLVPYLVLSYIELSFVTTAAVLAFRIHVEGSLVLLAGLGLVYLFTTLGLGIFVSTIAESQQQAMFVAYFFAVFMLLMSGFFIPIPNMPELLKKLTYLDPMRYFMAIVRDIFQKGSPLRYLLRDAIPMAAFGLAIFGFSVAKFRKQIG from the coding sequence TTGCGGACCATCGGCCACCTCATTCGCAAGGAATTTCGGCAGATCCGGCGCGATCGGCCGATGCTGGGGATCATTTTCGTGGTGCCCCTTGTCCAGCTGCTGATCCTTGCGAACGTCTTTACCACCGAGACGAAACACGTGAAGCTACTCATGGTGGACATGGACCGCAGCCGGGCCAGCCGCGAGTTGCTCCGGGTGTTCTCGAACACGGATCGCTTCGACATCGTCGGGCATCTGGACGATCCAACCCCCGTTCGCGAGGAAATGCAGGCCTGGCGCGCACAGGCAGCCCTGGTCATCCCGCCGCACTTTGAGCGCGACCTATTGCGCGGTCAGGCGCCGCAGCTGCAGCTCGTGCTCGATGGCGTGGACGGCAATACGGCTGGAGTCGCGCTGGGCTATGCCGAAGGGATCTTCCGCCACTTCTTGGAGGCGCTCCCTGCGCCTGCAGCTGCCCAGACCGACCTTCGCGGCGCACCGATCCGTCTCGAAGAGCGGATGTTCTATAATCCGAACCTCAGCAGCCAGCAGTACATGGTACCGGGCCTTGTGGTGGCGCTTCTCACCATCATCCCGATGCTCCTTACGGCGATGAGCTTCGCCCGGGAGCGGGAGCTGGGAACCCTCGAGCAGCTCCTCGTCACCCCCATTCGCAAGCACGAGCTGCTGCTCGGTAAGCTGGTCCCGTACTTGGTCCTCTCCTACATCGAGCTCAGCTTCGTCACCACAGCGGCGGTGCTGGCCTTTCGCATTCACGTGGAGGGCAGTCTCGTCCTGCTTGCGGGGCTCGGCCTGGTCTACCTTTTCACGACCCTTGGCCTCGGGATCTTCGTCTCCACGATCGCCGAATCCCAACAGCAGGCGATGTTCGTAGCCTATTTCTTCGCGGTCTTCATGCTCCTGATGAGCGGCTTCTTCATCCCCATTCCCAACATGCCGGAGCTGCTCAAGAAGCTGACCTATCTGGATCCCATGCGCTACTTCATGGCCATCGTCCGGGACATTTTTCAGAAGGGATCCCCCCTGCGTTACCTCCTTCGGGACGCCATCCCCATGGCTGCCTTCGGTCTGGCCATCTTCGGCTTCAGCGTTGCCAAGTTCCGAAAGCAGATAGGCTAA
- a CDS encoding DNA recombination protein RmuC, protein MPASTLFWAALAVLAVAIGVLAFWIAVQAQVVRRLEKQIAQPLSLDPLLEWLRTIDNGVRNTTESVGQRLDRVSETLASVREALGSVQEIGQEIRDFQEMLRGPKLRGMMGEEALRDLVADVLPRHSFELQHPFSDGEKVDLVIRTESGLIPIDSKFPLQTFARYARARDDAERNRAWDEFAAHLRRQIQEVSKKYIRPAEGTLPLAMLYVPSESIYHEVISRDSELLLFARRQKVFLVGPNAFYYFLHAILLGLQTQRVEQAARQIVNALEALQRETAQMGQGLSRLGFHLRRARLILDAVHKQHEKLAGTLEHLARLSDEA, encoded by the coding sequence ATGCCCGCGAGTACTCTTTTCTGGGCTGCTTTAGCGGTGCTGGCGGTGGCCATCGGAGTATTGGCCTTCTGGATCGCGGTTCAGGCCCAGGTCGTTCGCCGGCTCGAAAAGCAGATAGCCCAGCCCCTTTCCCTTGACCCTCTTCTCGAATGGCTGCGAACGATCGATAACGGTGTCCGCAATACCACGGAGAGTGTGGGGCAGAGGCTCGATCGCGTGTCCGAAACGCTGGCATCCGTGCGGGAGGCTCTGGGCAGCGTGCAAGAGATCGGCCAGGAGATCCGCGACTTCCAGGAGATGCTGCGAGGCCCGAAGCTCCGCGGGATGATGGGCGAAGAGGCGCTCCGGGATCTCGTGGCCGACGTCCTGCCCCGGCACAGCTTCGAGCTTCAGCATCCGTTTTCCGATGGGGAAAAAGTGGACCTGGTCATCCGGACCGAAAGTGGATTGATCCCTATCGATTCCAAGTTCCCTCTCCAAACCTTCGCCCGCTACGCCCGCGCCCGCGACGACGCCGAGCGGAACAGGGCCTGGGACGAATTTGCCGCACATTTGCGGCGACAGATCCAGGAGGTGAGCAAGAAGTACATCCGGCCAGCCGAGGGGACCCTCCCATTGGCGATGCTGTACGTTCCCAGTGAGTCGATCTACCACGAGGTCATCAGCCGCGATTCAGAGCTCCTGTTGTTCGCGCGCAGGCAGAAGGTCTTCCTTGTCGGCCCCAACGCGTTCTACTACTTCCTGCACGCCATTTTGCTCGGCCTGCAGACCCAGAGGGTCGAGCAGGCGGCCCGCCAGATCGTAAACGCCCTGGAGGCGCTGCAACGTGAGACAGCGCAAATGGGGCAGGGGCTTTCGAGGCTTGGCTTCCATCTGCGCAGGGCCCGCTTGATCCTGGACGCCGTTCACAAGCAGCACGAGAAGCTGGCTGGAACGCTCGAACACCTGGCTCGCCTCTCGGACGAGGCATAG
- a CDS encoding ATP-dependent helicase codes for MELSVERILGDLNEEQREAVTHGEGPLMVVAGAGTGKTRVITYRIAYLIAAKKARPEQILALTFTEKAATEMEERVDALLPYGYANVWISTFHSFGDRILREFAHEVNLPPDFQVLSEPEQVIFFREHLFRFPMRLFRPLNNPTLYIGPILQLISRAKDENVAPEEYRAYAERLRERARAHPEDAELQEQAERQAELAEIYAAYQEALRAEGKIDFGDQVNLVLYLLRHKPTVASRIRERFRYILIDEFQDTNYAQFELVKYLAEPHGNVTVVADDDQSIYKFRGAAISNVLHFRDAYPHARIVVLTRNYRSTQEILDAAYRLIRHNDPERLEVREGFDKRLRSTRPPGPAVQHLHYQTLTAEADAVADLIAKKVESGAYRYRDFAILVRSNNDAEPYLTSLRMRDIPYQFSGSRGLYRREEVRALISFLKVLYDTADSVELFNLLSCEIYRFPMEDLHLLLSASDRARRPLIAALREPAKFLAEGVQLSPEAEATRVKFLEDLAYFAEYSRQKAVGHVLYEFLERTGYLTRLTRGEAPQAELKVQNLARFFEIVRAFSNTARHDLVPNFVQYLDLLIEAGDDPPTAEADPDVDAVNVLTVHKAKGLEFPVVFVVGLVRDRFPLRRRAEPLPLPDELVREVIPSGDVHLQEERRLFYVAMTRAQQELYLTSASDLGGKKKWKVSPFVLEALDRQEADITALKTNPLEVIRRHRSAAGVRDLQLSEIPPSQKLSLSHLQVDDYLTCPLKYKYIHQLRVPIRLHHTIVYGQAIHEAIRLYNQAKRAGLPVSLDDLLAKFEAMWVSEGFVSREHEDLRFQAGKEALRRFFERQEKDGTVPAMVEEEFAFWQGNNRIVGRWDRVDVRNGEVVIIDYKSSDVRSEEEARQRARESLQLRIYGLAYERQYGSPPSRLELHFVDTGAVGVLPWSDKLAEKAIAEIEEAATGIRKRQFDPKPSPYVCRYCAYSRICPATSTEL; via the coding sequence ATGGAGCTGAGCGTCGAGAGAATCCTCGGGGACTTGAATGAGGAGCAGCGTGAGGCCGTCACCCATGGGGAAGGGCCGCTGATGGTAGTTGCCGGCGCGGGGACGGGAAAAACCCGCGTGATCACCTACCGCATCGCCTATCTGATCGCCGCCAAGAAGGCGCGGCCGGAGCAGATCCTGGCGCTGACCTTCACCGAGAAGGCGGCCACAGAAATGGAAGAGCGTGTCGACGCCCTTCTCCCCTACGGGTACGCCAACGTTTGGATCAGCACGTTTCATTCGTTCGGAGATCGTATCCTGCGCGAATTCGCCCATGAGGTCAACTTGCCGCCGGATTTCCAGGTGCTGTCGGAGCCGGAGCAGGTGATCTTCTTCCGCGAGCACCTGTTTCGCTTCCCCATGCGGCTCTTCCGTCCGCTCAATAACCCCACCCTGTACATCGGTCCCATCCTGCAATTGATCAGCAGGGCCAAAGACGAGAACGTGGCCCCGGAGGAGTATCGGGCCTACGCGGAGAGGCTTCGCGAGAGGGCCCGCGCCCATCCTGAGGACGCGGAGTTGCAGGAACAGGCCGAACGCCAGGCGGAGCTGGCTGAAATCTATGCCGCGTACCAGGAGGCGCTTCGCGCCGAAGGGAAGATCGATTTCGGCGACCAGGTGAACCTCGTCCTTTACCTCCTGCGCCACAAGCCCACGGTGGCAAGCAGAATCCGGGAGCGCTTCCGGTATATCCTCATTGACGAGTTTCAGGATACGAACTATGCCCAGTTCGAGCTGGTGAAGTATCTGGCCGAACCCCACGGCAACGTGACGGTGGTCGCCGATGACGATCAGAGCATTTACAAGTTCCGGGGGGCCGCAATCAGCAACGTCTTACACTTTCGCGACGCCTACCCCCATGCGCGCATCGTGGTCCTGACACGCAACTACCGGAGTACCCAGGAGATCCTTGACGCGGCCTATCGCCTCATCCGTCACAATGACCCCGAACGTCTGGAAGTGCGGGAGGGGTTCGACAAGCGGCTCCGGAGCACGCGGCCGCCGGGGCCGGCTGTCCAGCACCTCCACTATCAGACCCTCACAGCCGAGGCCGACGCCGTGGCCGATCTGATCGCCAAGAAGGTCGAAAGCGGCGCCTACCGGTACCGCGACTTCGCCATTCTGGTCCGCTCCAACAACGACGCCGAGCCCTATCTCACCTCCCTTCGGATGCGGGACATTCCCTACCAGTTCTCCGGCAGCCGCGGTCTGTACCGGAGAGAGGAGGTGCGAGCCCTCATTTCTTTCCTGAAAGTGCTCTACGATACGGCCGATTCGGTCGAGCTGTTTAATCTTCTTTCCTGCGAAATCTACCGTTTTCCGATGGAGGACCTTCACCTTTTGCTTTCCGCTTCGGATCGCGCCCGGCGCCCCCTCATCGCGGCCCTGCGCGAGCCAGCGAAATTCCTGGCGGAGGGCGTCCAGCTCTCGCCCGAGGCCGAGGCGACCCGGGTGAAATTCCTGGAGGATCTAGCCTATTTCGCTGAGTACTCGCGTCAGAAGGCGGTGGGCCATGTGCTCTACGAGTTCCTGGAGCGGACCGGCTACCTGACCCGCTTAACGCGGGGGGAAGCCCCCCAGGCCGAGCTCAAAGTCCAGAACCTTGCCCGCTTCTTCGAGATTGTGCGGGCATTCTCCAACACCGCCAGGCACGATCTGGTGCCCAATTTCGTCCAGTACCTGGACCTGCTCATCGAGGCTGGGGACGATCCACCCACCGCTGAGGCCGATCCCGATGTCGATGCGGTGAATGTGCTCACCGTGCACAAGGCCAAAGGGCTGGAGTTCCCGGTGGTATTTGTGGTCGGACTGGTCCGAGATCGCTTCCCCTTGCGCCGTCGCGCGGAGCCGCTGCCCCTTCCCGATGAACTGGTGCGGGAGGTCATCCCCTCCGGCGATGTGCACCTGCAGGAGGAGAGGCGACTGTTCTACGTGGCCATGACCCGGGCCCAGCAGGAGCTCTACCTGACCAGCGCCAGCGACTTGGGCGGCAAGAAGAAGTGGAAGGTCAGCCCCTTCGTTCTGGAGGCCCTCGACCGTCAGGAAGCCGACATCACCGCCCTTAAGACCAACCCCCTGGAGGTTATCCGCCGCCATCGCTCGGCGGCCGGGGTCAGAGACCTGCAACTCAGCGAAATTCCGCCCTCCCAGAAGCTATCGCTCAGCCACCTCCAGGTGGATGACTACCTCACCTGTCCTCTGAAGTACAAGTACATTCACCAGCTGCGGGTGCCCATCCGTCTTCACCACACAATCGTCTACGGGCAGGCGATCCACGAAGCGATCCGCCTCTACAACCAGGCGAAGCGGGCGGGCCTTCCGGTAAGCCTTGACGATCTCCTCGCCAAGTTCGAGGCCATGTGGGTCAGCGAAGGGTTTGTCAGCCGCGAGCACGAGGACCTGCGCTTCCAGGCCGGCAAGGAGGCGCTGCGCCGCTTCTTCGAACGCCAGGAGAAGGACGGCACGGTCCCGGCAATGGTGGAGGAGGAATTCGCATTCTGGCAGGGGAACAATCGCATCGTCGGCCGCTGGGACCGGGTGGACGTGCGGAATGGGGAGGTGGTGATCATCGACTACAAGTCTTCGGATGTGCGCAGCGAGGAGGAAGCGCGGCAGAGGGCGCGAGAAAGCCTGCAGCTCCGCATCTACGGGCTGGCCTACGAGCGGCAGTACGGATCCCCACCTTCCCGTCTCGAACTCCACTTTGTGGACACAGGAGCGGTGGGCGTCCTGCCGTGGAGTGACAAGCTGGCCGAGAAGGCGATCGCAGAAATCGAGGAGGCCGCTACCGGCATCCGCAAGCGGCAGTTCGACCCCAAACCGAGTCCGTACGTGTGCCGCTATTGCGCCTACAGCCGCATCTGCCCCGCCACGAGTACGGAGCTCTGA